The Desulfomicrobium orale DSM 12838 genome includes a window with the following:
- a CDS encoding cytoplasmic protein: protein MKTVFFVFNGDPMCFVHVLLNALDMHGCGREVRVVMEGASVSLAEPLMEPGHPLHRLFIQVRQAGLLDGLCRACASKLGAAAHAEQAGIPLIGDMHGHPSMREYMDAGFQIITF, encoded by the coding sequence GTGAAAACGGTATTTTTTGTCTTCAACGGCGATCCCATGTGCTTTGTTCACGTTTTGCTCAATGCTCTGGACATGCATGGATGCGGCCGGGAGGTGCGGGTGGTCATGGAAGGCGCTTCGGTCAGCCTGGCGGAACCGTTGATGGAGCCCGGGCATCCGCTGCATCGGCTTTTTATCCAGGTCCGTCAGGCCGGACTCCTCGATGGCCTCTGCCGGGCCTGTGCGTCCAAGCTGGGCGCGGCGGCGCATGCGGAACAGGCGGGCATTCCCCTGATCGGGGACATGCACGGGCATCCGTCCATGCGGGAGTATATGGACGCGGGCTTTCAGATCATCACTTTTTGA
- the yjjX gene encoding inosine/xanthosine triphosphatase yields the protein MRMRINVGSKNPVKLAAIRDVMEARFPGADFAPVAVDSGVPDQPVGLEQTLGGAMNRARAAFALSCDLAVALESGLVPVPLTRTGYMNLTACAIFNGEEMFLGLGPAFELPDEVSRLVVKEGMELDPAVRRAGLTEDPRIGYGQGIIGILSRGRVTRADYSRPAVSMALVRMGL from the coding sequence ATGCGCATGCGCATCAACGTGGGATCGAAAAACCCGGTCAAGCTGGCGGCCATCCGGGATGTCATGGAAGCGCGTTTTCCCGGAGCCGATTTTGCGCCTGTGGCCGTGGATTCCGGAGTGCCCGACCAGCCCGTGGGCCTCGAACAGACTCTGGGCGGAGCCATGAACCGTGCCCGCGCCGCCTTTGCCCTGTCCTGTGATCTGGCCGTGGCTCTGGAATCGGGGCTTGTGCCCGTGCCCCTGACCCGCACGGGATACATGAACCTGACGGCCTGCGCCATTTTCAACGGAGAGGAAATGTTTCTGGGGCTTGGCCCCGCCTTCGAACTGCCGGACGAGGTGTCCCGGCTGGTTGTGAAAGAAGGCATGGAACTGGACCCGGCCGTGCGGCGGGCGGGCCTGACCGAAGACCCGCGCATCGGGTACGGTCAGGGCATCATCGGCATTTTGAGCCGGGGCCGGGTCACGCGCGCGGACTACAGCCGTCCGGCGGTGTCCATGGCGCTTGTGCGCATGGGGCTGTAG
- a CDS encoding replication-associated recombination protein A, giving the protein MSVSAKRPLAESLRPETLDDFIGQSHFRERLRTLMQAKELPSLLLFGPPGCGKSTVALLLARHSGRPFVRVSAPDVGITALRKQIQDKDILILDELHRYSKAQQDFFLPILETGELTLIATTTENPSFSVTRQLLSRLHVLRLRSMSPAELLDVGRRGAAGTGRDIPEKSLEILAALSSGDARTMLNLVEFVSGLADEDLGPEHLKTKLPEIVLRGDRDGDSHYELASALIKSIRGSDPDAALYYLACLVETGEDPRFICRRLILSASEDVGLGDPMAMPLAVACEQAVERVGMPEGWIPMAETAVYLALAPKSNSTYAGYLSAQKEIRASGPKPVPLYLRNASTSLQREWGFGQGYKYPHAYPEAWVEQDYLPPELKGRVFYQPKSLGHEERLTMWLRRTRGARVKPKGRDRDWND; this is encoded by the coding sequence ATGTCCGTATCAGCCAAACGCCCCCTCGCCGAATCCCTGCGGCCGGAAACTCTGGACGATTTCATCGGACAGAGCCATTTCCGCGAACGTCTGCGCACCCTCATGCAGGCCAAAGAGCTGCCGAGCCTGCTCCTCTTCGGCCCGCCGGGATGCGGCAAATCCACCGTGGCCCTGCTCCTGGCCCGGCACAGCGGCAGGCCCTTCGTGCGGGTCAGCGCACCGGACGTGGGCATTACCGCCCTGCGCAAGCAGATTCAGGACAAGGACATCCTCATTCTGGACGAACTGCACCGCTATTCCAAAGCCCAGCAGGATTTCTTTCTGCCCATTCTGGAAACGGGCGAGCTGACTCTCATCGCCACCACCACGGAAAATCCGTCCTTCAGCGTGACCCGGCAGCTTCTGTCCCGGCTGCATGTGCTGCGCCTGCGCTCCATGAGCCCGGCGGAACTGCTGGATGTGGGCAGGCGCGGCGCGGCGGGAACGGGGCGGGATATCCCGGAGAAAAGCCTGGAAATCCTGGCCGCCCTGTCCAGCGGCGACGCGCGGACCATGCTCAATCTGGTGGAATTTGTGTCCGGACTGGCGGACGAGGACCTGGGTCCCGAGCATCTCAAGACCAAACTGCCGGAGATCGTGCTGCGCGGAGACCGGGACGGAGATTCCCATTACGAGCTGGCCTCGGCCCTGATCAAATCCATCCGCGGCTCGGACCCGGACGCGGCCCTCTACTATCTGGCCTGTCTGGTGGAGACCGGCGAAGATCCCCGGTTCATCTGCCGCAGACTGATCCTTTCGGCCTCCGAGGATGTGGGCCTTGGCGACCCGATGGCCATGCCTCTGGCCGTGGCCTGCGAGCAGGCCGTGGAGCGAGTGGGCATGCCCGAGGGCTGGATTCCCATGGCCGAAACGGCCGTGTACCTGGCCCTGGCGCCCAAGAGCAATTCCACCTACGCGGGCTATCTTTCGGCCCAGAAGGAAATCCGTGCCAGCGGCCCCAAACCCGTGCCCCTGTATCTGCGCAACGCTTCCACCAGCCTGCAACGGGAATGGGGATTCGGGCAGGGGTACAAATATCCCCACGCCTACCCCGAAGCCTGGGTGGAGCAGGACTATCTGCCCCCGGAACTCAAAGGCCGGGTTTTCTACCAGCCCAAAAGCCTGGGGCACGAAGAGCGGCTGACCATGTGGCTGCGCCGGACCAGGGGAGCCCGTGTAAAGCCGAAAGGCAGAGACCGGGACTGGAACGACTGA
- the tsaE gene encoding tRNA (adenosine(37)-N6)-threonylcarbamoyltransferase complex ATPase subunit type 1 TsaE, with amino-acid sequence MILTLETPAATAAMARAFARAAAAADVLPAVLMNGQLGAGKTTFVRALVELLPGSENAEVGSPSFNLVNLYPTMPPVAHFDLYRTAGQGFSADLEEVLESGAFCLVEWAEFLPEASRPESFVTMDWDVKDDARTVRFTASDDQARLFLERVLGGGA; translated from the coding sequence ATGATCCTGACCCTTGAAACTCCCGCCGCCACCGCCGCCATGGCCCGGGCCTTCGCCCGCGCCGCCGCGGCGGCCGATGTTCTTCCCGCCGTACTCATGAACGGTCAGCTGGGCGCGGGAAAAACCACCTTCGTGCGGGCGCTGGTCGAGCTGCTGCCGGGCAGCGAAAACGCCGAGGTCGGCAGCCCCAGTTTCAATCTCGTCAATCTCTACCCGACCATGCCGCCCGTGGCCCATTTCGATCTGTACCGCACGGCAGGACAGGGCTTTTCGGCCGATCTGGAAGAGGTTCTCGAATCCGGCGCTTTCTGTCTGGTGGAATGGGCCGAATTCCTGCCCGAGGCGTCCCGGCCGGAATCCTTCGTGACCATGGACTGGGACGTGAAGGACGACGCCCGGACCGTGCGCTTCACCGCCAGCGACGATCAGGCCCGGCTCTTTCTGGAGCGTGTTCTGGGCGGCGGCGCATAA
- a CDS encoding CBS domain-containing protein yields MRTAKDIMTSPAITIGPDADITEAAKILLDRDINGLPVVDDSGRVVGIICQSDLVRMQKSLPIPSLFTLLDGFVPLSTTALLETEVKRIAASKVADAMTRKVEFISPDTGVDIIATLMVDKQFHTLPVVDQGRLVGVVGKRDILRTLLPR; encoded by the coding sequence ATGCGCACAGCCAAAGACATCATGACGTCGCCCGCCATCACCATCGGTCCCGACGCGGACATCACCGAGGCCGCGAAGATACTGCTGGACCGGGACATCAACGGCCTGCCCGTGGTGGATGATTCCGGCCGGGTAGTCGGCATCATCTGTCAGAGCGATCTGGTCAGGATGCAGAAATCCCTGCCCATTCCTTCCCTGTTCACCCTGCTGGACGGCTTCGTGCCCCTGTCCACCACCGCGCTTCTGGAAACGGAAGTAAAACGCATCGCCGCGTCCAAAGTGGCCGACGCCATGACCAGAAAGGTGGAGTTCATCAGTCCGGACACGGGCGTGGACATCATCGCCACCCTCATGGTGGACAAGCAGTTCCACACCCTGCCCGTGGTGGATCAGGGACGGCTGGTGGGCGTGGTGGGCAAACGCGACATACTGCGCACCCTGCTGCCCCGATGA
- a CDS encoding bifunctional ADP-dependent NAD(P)H-hydrate dehydratase/NAD(P)H-hydrate epimerase: MLSPLPTPHEMSVWDQQTIHNFGLSGRILMENASRAALYVLRAETAGRKFGSVLVFAGPGNNGGDAFALARHLTNDGLAVRIMHSRPLDGYTGDAAYHLNLARNMDIPCALLSAPPPAFPKADLIVDGLLGTGAQGELRPDMRTWIAAMNDMKENAFILALDIPSGLNGLTGEPMPLAVRADLTVTFGAAKLGLVQPPAAPYTGRLVVADIGIPRQVKASHPAGHALLTEKLADLLPRPAPDMHKGDAGHLLVLGGSAGMTGAPLLAARAALRSGAGLVTLGCPEGLSPSYGSSPEIMALGLGNGKRWSEECHADLAAQPRRFSAVVLGPGLGRDSGAERFLRRYLDAPHPRTLYDADALYLLGKNQELLSRLGPEAVLTPHPGEMGFLLGAPGAEINRDRIRHAREFAAARRCTLVLKGAASIVAGTEEPVAISPFHVPNLAVAGSGDVLAGVIGSLMAQGLAPLTAARAGVYWHGYAGRLLEKVFPYRGNTPLDIVENLPAALKEWKQCAQPKTS, from the coding sequence ATGCTCTCTCCGTTGCCTACTCCGCATGAAATGAGCGTCTGGGACCAGCAGACCATCCACAACTTCGGCCTGTCCGGCCGGATATTGATGGAAAACGCCAGCCGGGCCGCGCTGTACGTCTTGCGGGCTGAAACGGCCGGGCGAAAGTTCGGCTCCGTTCTGGTCTTCGCCGGTCCCGGCAACAACGGCGGCGATGCCTTCGCCCTGGCCCGGCATCTGACCAACGACGGTCTGGCCGTCCGGATCATGCACTCCCGGCCTCTGGACGGCTACACGGGCGACGCTGCCTACCATCTGAATCTGGCCAGGAACATGGATATTCCCTGCGCTCTTCTGTCCGCTCCGCCGCCCGCCTTTCCAAAGGCCGATCTGATTGTGGATGGTCTGCTGGGCACGGGCGCACAGGGAGAACTGCGCCCGGACATGCGGACCTGGATCGCGGCCATGAACGACATGAAGGAAAACGCCTTCATCCTGGCTCTGGACATCCCCTCGGGTCTGAACGGCCTGACCGGCGAACCCATGCCTCTGGCCGTCAGGGCGGATCTGACCGTGACCTTCGGGGCGGCCAAGCTCGGCCTGGTCCAGCCTCCGGCCGCGCCGTACACGGGCAGGCTGGTTGTGGCGGATATCGGCATCCCCCGGCAGGTCAAGGCCAGCCACCCCGCAGGACACGCGCTCCTTACGGAGAAACTGGCGGACCTGCTGCCGCGGCCCGCCCCGGACATGCACAAGGGTGACGCCGGGCACCTGCTCGTTCTGGGCGGTTCGGCGGGCATGACCGGCGCGCCGCTTCTGGCCGCCCGGGCGGCCCTGCGCTCGGGGGCGGGGCTGGTCACCCTCGGATGCCCGGAAGGACTCAGTCCGTCCTATGGAAGCTCCCCCGAAATCATGGCTTTGGGGCTGGGAAACGGGAAACGCTGGAGCGAAGAATGCCACGCGGATCTGGCAGCGCAGCCGCGCCGGTTTTCCGCCGTGGTTCTGGGGCCGGGCCTTGGCCGCGACAGTGGGGCCGAGCGGTTTCTTAGGCGTTATCTGGACGCGCCCCATCCACGCACCCTGTACGACGCCGACGCCCTGTATCTGCTGGGGAAGAACCAGGAGCTGCTCTCCCGCCTGGGGCCGGAAGCCGTGCTCACGCCTCATCCCGGAGAAATGGGCTTTCTGCTCGGTGCTCCGGGCGCGGAGATCAACCGCGACCGCATCCGGCACGCCCGCGAATTCGCCGCAGCCCGCCGCTGCACTCTGGTGCTGAAAGGCGCGGCCAGCATTGTGGCCGGAACGGAAGAGCCCGTGGCCATCTCGCCCTTCCACGTCCCCAATCTGGCCGTGGCCGGGTCCGGCGACGTGCTGGCCGGAGTCATCGGCAGCCTCATGGCCCAAGGGCTCGCGCCATTGACCGCGGCTCGGGCCGGAGTGTACTGGCATGGTTATGCCGGCCGCCTGCTGGAAAAAGTTTTTCCGTACCGGGGCAACACCCCGCTGGATATCGTCGAAAACCTGCCCGCAGCCCTGAAGGAGTGGAAACAATGCGCACAGCCAAAGACATCATGA
- a CDS encoding methyl-accepting chemotaxis protein, whose amino-acid sequence MWNRLGLTWKMLLIISSGQLLLAAVMISMHVTDSRKAAIESRLQESRSVVLMAESVREDMARKLQDGVLRPLDELREDPPRLLQAVPIVSSMSTARAKASELGVEFRVPKESPRNPQNAPGELESRVLKEFADTGLREKVIVEKDRILYFKSIILSEDCLYCHGDPKGERDPSGGLKEGWRAGEAHGAFVIISSLKESNAALTASMLKFSGWTAGVLLLAGGLGWLMVRGSILAPLRTAGAFLERLAVGDMSGELPVTRRDELGEMQRHLNKTAQGIRSIVSEIAGRSRVLRESSSALKGMSNELLGSAEDLAGKANTVAAASEEMSANMHSVAAAMEEASVNIGTVATASEEVHSTAREIAGSTDRTREVARRAVSTAASASDRVGRLSAAAQEIGSVTAAITAISAQTNLLALNATIEAARAGEVGRGFAVVANEIKELANQTAAATEEIRERVEDIQNSTTATTGDITQVMAVIEEVSSFVAAIASAAEEQTAGTEEIARNVGQVSSGIQEVNENVAQASAVTGAIAEDVSMVSEASRHISGSSSALKRNAESLAGLAQSLEELVQKFRL is encoded by the coding sequence ATGTGGAACAGGCTTGGGCTCACCTGGAAAATGCTACTCATTATTTCCTCCGGCCAACTGCTTCTGGCCGCGGTCATGATATCCATGCACGTCACGGACAGCAGGAAGGCCGCCATCGAGAGCCGTCTGCAGGAAAGCCGCTCCGTGGTTCTCATGGCCGAGTCCGTGCGTGAGGATATGGCGCGCAAGCTTCAGGACGGGGTTTTGCGTCCTCTTGACGAACTGCGGGAAGATCCGCCGCGTCTTTTGCAGGCCGTACCCATCGTCTCTTCCATGAGCACGGCCAGAGCCAAGGCTTCCGAACTGGGGGTGGAATTTCGCGTGCCCAAGGAAAGCCCCCGCAATCCTCAGAACGCGCCCGGCGAGCTGGAAAGCCGGGTGCTCAAAGAGTTCGCGGACACGGGCCTGCGCGAGAAGGTCATCGTGGAAAAAGACCGCATTTTGTACTTCAAATCCATCATCCTGTCGGAGGACTGCCTCTATTGTCACGGCGATCCCAAAGGGGAGCGCGATCCCTCGGGCGGGCTCAAGGAAGGATGGCGTGCCGGGGAGGCGCATGGAGCGTTTGTCATCATTTCCTCGTTGAAGGAATCCAACGCCGCGCTCACCGCGTCCATGCTGAAATTCTCCGGGTGGACGGCCGGTGTGCTGCTGCTGGCCGGAGGGCTCGGATGGCTGATGGTGCGGGGCAGCATACTGGCGCCGCTGCGCACGGCCGGAGCCTTTCTGGAGCGTCTGGCCGTGGGCGACATGTCCGGAGAGCTGCCCGTCACCCGCCGGGATGAACTGGGAGAGATGCAGCGTCATCTGAACAAGACGGCTCAGGGCATCAGGTCCATCGTGTCGGAGATCGCGGGGCGTTCCAGAGTGCTGCGTGAGTCGTCCTCCGCGCTGAAAGGGATGTCCAATGAACTGCTCGGCAGTGCGGAGGATCTGGCGGGCAAGGCCAATACGGTGGCCGCCGCATCCGAGGAAATGAGCGCCAACATGCATTCCGTGGCGGCGGCCATGGAGGAGGCGTCCGTCAACATAGGCACCGTGGCCACGGCCTCGGAGGAAGTGCATTCCACGGCGCGGGAGATTGCCGGGAGCACGGACCGGACCCGGGAAGTCGCCAGACGTGCCGTGAGCACGGCGGCTTCGGCATCGGACCGGGTTGGCAGACTGAGCGCGGCCGCGCAGGAAATAGGCTCGGTCACGGCCGCCATCACGGCCATTTCCGCGCAGACGAACCTGCTGGCCCTGAACGCCACCATCGAGGCGGCCCGGGCCGGGGAGGTCGGCCGGGGTTTTGCCGTGGTGGCCAACGAAATCAAGGAGCTGGCCAACCAGACGGCGGCGGCCACGGAAGAAATCCGGGAACGGGTGGAAGACATCCAGAATTCGACCACGGCCACCACCGGGGACATCACGCAGGTCATGGCGGTCATCGAGGAAGTCAGCTCATTCGTGGCGGCCATCGCCTCCGCCGCGGAGGAGCAGACCGCCGGAACAGAAGAAATCGCCCGCAACGTCGGCCAGGTCTCCTCGGGCATCCAGGAAGTGAACGAGAACGTGGCTCAGGCGTCCGCGGTCACGGGGGCCATCGCCGAGGACGTGAGCATGGTCAGCGAGGCTTCGCGGCATATCTCCGGAAGCAGTTCGGCCCTGAAGCGTAATGCGGAAAGTCTGGCCGGGCTGGCCCAGAGCCTCGAAGAGCTGGTGCAGAAGTTCAGGTTGTAG
- the potA gene encoding spermidine/putrescine ABC transporter ATP-binding protein PotA produces the protein MTDFAASGPGSGAPVVQLRGVTKDYDGQPALRNVSLDVRRGEFLTILGPSGCGKTTILRLVAGFETPSTGSIFIDGRDVTNLPPERRAVNTVFQSYALFPHMNVFANVAFGLRMQGRPEEEILREVGEALRLVKMEGFETRMVNRLSGGQQQRVAIARAIINRPLVLLLDEPLSALDYRLRKQMQLDLKHLQRKLGITFVLVTHDQEEAFSMSDRVVVMNNGHIEQTGTPSAVYEEPCNLYVARFVGEINIINAEVVEQLEGRARVRGQGLDVFMGTRRKFAPGDQVHILLRPEDLRVETLKDLAEDPELEDSFDKGRSIVGTVAETIYKGATYDVVVRLDAGSTVTATEFFNEDDETVYFRAGDRVAVSWVEGWEVVLPHEE, from the coding sequence ATGACCGATTTCGCCGCGTCCGGCCCCGGCTCCGGGGCGCCTGTTGTTCAGCTGCGGGGCGTGACTAAAGACTATGACGGCCAGCCGGCCCTCCGAAATGTCTCTCTGGATGTCCGCCGGGGGGAATTTCTGACCATCCTCGGCCCTTCGGGATGCGGCAAGACCACCATCCTGCGCCTTGTGGCCGGCTTTGAGACCCCCTCCACAGGTTCCATCTTCATCGACGGGCGGGACGTGACGAACCTGCCGCCGGAACGCCGCGCCGTGAACACGGTCTTCCAGAGCTACGCCCTTTTTCCGCACATGAATGTCTTTGCCAACGTGGCTTTCGGTCTGCGCATGCAGGGGCGGCCCGAGGAGGAAATCCTTCGTGAGGTGGGCGAGGCCCTGCGGCTGGTGAAAATGGAGGGCTTCGAGACGCGCATGGTCAACCGGCTTTCGGGGGGCCAGCAGCAGCGTGTGGCCATTGCCAGGGCCATCATCAACCGGCCTCTGGTGCTGCTTCTGGACGAACCCCTCTCAGCCCTGGATTACCGCCTGCGCAAGCAGATGCAGCTCGATCTGAAGCACCTTCAGCGCAAACTGGGCATCACATTCGTGCTGGTCACCCATGACCAGGAAGAAGCTTTCTCCATGTCCGACAGAGTGGTGGTGATGAACAACGGCCACATCGAGCAGACGGGCACCCCGTCGGCCGTGTACGAGGAACCCTGCAATCTGTATGTGGCCCGCTTCGTGGGCGAGATCAACATCATCAACGCCGAGGTGGTGGAGCAGCTGGAAGGCCGGGCCAGGGTCCGGGGACAGGGGCTTGACGTGTTCATGGGCACCCGGCGGAAATTCGCGCCCGGCGACCAGGTGCACATTCTGCTGCGGCCCGAGGATTTGCGCGTGGAGACGCTGAAGGATCTGGCCGAGGATCCGGAGCTCGAGGACAGCTTCGACAAAGGGCGGTCCATCGTGGGCACGGTGGCGGAAACCATCTACAAGGGCGCGACCTACGACGTGGTGGTGCGGCTGGACGCGGGCAGCACGGTCACGGCTACCGAATTTTTCAACGAAGACGATGAAACCGTGTACTTCCGCGCCGGGGACAGGGTGGCCGTAAGCTGGGTCGAAGGCTGGGAAGTGGTGCTGCCCCATGAAGAATGA
- the potB gene encoding spermidine/putrescine ABC transporter permease PotB, with protein MKNDGFFKNAVIAGTIGWMAVFAFTPNLLVFLASFGTTSPENFVEPGLSLANYARLMDASHLGIFWSSLKLAGLVTLICLAAAYPFAAILARTRKSLRGVLLLLVVIPFWTNSLVRTYAITAMLNASGIVNNLLLSLGIIAEPLAMMYTPGAVVLGLTYTLLPFMILPLYAALERLDQRYLEAARDLGATPWNAFWRVTVPLTMPGIVSGCMLVFLPGIGMFYVSDVLGGAKAMLLGNFIRDQFLTTRDWPLGAAASVTLTALLGLMLLLYWKSAARLGREDA; from the coding sequence ATGAAGAATGACGGATTCTTCAAAAACGCCGTCATTGCCGGAACCATCGGGTGGATGGCCGTTTTCGCCTTTACGCCCAACCTGCTGGTTTTTCTGGCCAGCTTTGGAACCACGTCTCCCGAAAATTTCGTGGAACCCGGACTTTCCCTGGCCAACTACGCCCGGCTCATGGACGCGAGCCATCTGGGCATTTTCTGGTCTTCCCTGAAGCTGGCCGGGCTGGTCACCCTGATCTGTCTGGCTGCGGCCTATCCCTTCGCCGCCATTCTGGCCCGGACCAGAAAATCCTTGCGCGGCGTGCTGCTTTTGCTGGTGGTCATTCCCTTCTGGACCAATTCCCTGGTGCGCACCTATGCCATCACAGCCATGCTGAACGCCAGCGGCATAGTGAACAACCTGCTGCTGTCTCTGGGGATCATCGCCGAACCCCTGGCCATGATGTACACGCCCGGTGCGGTGGTGCTGGGCCTGACGTACACTCTTCTGCCGTTCATGATTCTGCCCCTTTACGCGGCATTGGAGCGGCTGGACCAGCGCTATCTGGAAGCGGCGCGGGATCTTGGGGCCACTCCATGGAATGCCTTCTGGCGGGTCACCGTGCCGCTGACCATGCCCGGCATCGTGTCCGGCTGCATGCTGGTCTTTCTGCCCGGCATCGGCATGTTCTACGTGTCCGACGTGCTGGGCGGGGCCAAGGCCATGCTGCTTGGAAATTTCATCCGCGACCAGTTTCTGACCACCAGAGACTGGCCCCTGGGCGCGGCGGCCAGCGTGACCCTGACCGCCCTTCTGGGTCTCATGCTTCTCCTTTACTGGAAAAGCGCGGCCCGTCTGGGCCGGGAGGACGCCTGA
- the potC gene encoding spermidine/putrescine ABC transporter permease PotC — MRMWKRLYLGLVYFFLYLPLVVMVVYSFNSSRFSLAWKGATLEWYIKLFSNTALIQAAWNSLVIAALAATCSSILGTLIAMALQRWRFPSRKVIHTTLFVMMMSPDIVIGISLLVLFMALSLPLGFWTLLMAHITLCVPFVAITVHGRLQGFDPHVVEAARDLGAGEYEVFRHVVLPMVFPAVLSGWLLSFTLSIDDVIISFFTTGPTFEVLPLRIYSMVRLGIKPEVNALCAIMILITAVAVFLSRRLLKEKA; from the coding sequence ATGCGCATGTGGAAACGCCTCTATCTGGGGCTTGTCTATTTCTTTCTGTACCTGCCGCTTGTGGTCATGGTCGTCTATTCCTTCAATTCGTCGCGTTTTTCCCTGGCCTGGAAAGGCGCGACCCTGGAATGGTACATAAAGCTCTTCTCCAACACGGCGCTCATCCAGGCGGCCTGGAACTCCCTTGTCATCGCGGCTCTGGCCGCGACCTGTTCGAGCATCCTGGGCACGCTCATCGCCATGGCTTTGCAGCGGTGGCGCTTCCCGTCGCGCAAGGTCATCCACACAACGCTTTTCGTGATGATGATGTCTCCGGACATCGTCATTGGCATCTCTTTGCTGGTGCTGTTCATGGCCCTGTCCCTGCCGCTGGGATTCTGGACTCTGCTCATGGCCCACATCACCCTGTGCGTACCCTTCGTGGCCATCACCGTGCACGGGCGGCTTCAGGGCTTTGATCCGCATGTGGTGGAGGCTGCCCGCGATCTGGGGGCGGGCGAGTACGAGGTCTTCCGCCATGTGGTGCTGCCCATGGTCTTTCCGGCCGTGCTGTCGGGCTGGCTGCTCAGCTTCACCCTGTCCATCGACGACGTGATCATCAGTTTCTTCACCACGGGGCCCACATTCGAGGTGCTGCCCCTGCGCATTTATTCCATGGTCCGGCTGGGTATCAAACCCGAGGTCAACGCCCTGTGCGCCATCATGATCCTCATAACCGCAGTGGCAGTGTTCCTGTCCCGGCGTCTGCTCAAGGAGAAAGCATGA
- a CDS encoding extracellular solute-binding protein: MKRSFLSLFCLLLAAPAMAASGELYVYNWSEYLPDSVLRDFTKETGVKVIMSTYDSNEAMYAKVRMMDGKGYDIIVPSTDFVARMRKEGLLLPLDKSRLTNLGNLDPSLMNQLFDPDNVYSVPYMWGSTAIAVNGKNADAVGIVSFADLWKPEFKGKILLPNDMRGVLGMGLKRLGYSLNEADPAKVAEACELLIPLMPGVRVFDSDSPKLALLNNEVLAAVLWNGEAYAASGENPDIRCIYPEEGFSLWADSLCIPKNAANVENAHLFIDYLLRPEVSALICQEMGYSSPNLAAKALLSEEVRGNEIVYPSHETMMRGEFETDLGPAVKAYEECWMRLKTGR, encoded by the coding sequence ATGAAACGGAGCTTCCTGTCCCTTTTCTGTCTGCTGCTGGCCGCTCCGGCCATGGCCGCGTCCGGGGAACTCTATGTGTACAACTGGTCGGAATATCTCCCGGACAGCGTGCTGCGCGACTTCACCAAGGAAACGGGCGTCAAGGTCATCATGTCCACCTACGACAGCAACGAGGCCATGTACGCCAAGGTCCGCATGATGGATGGGAAGGGCTACGACATCATCGTGCCGTCCACGGATTTTGTGGCCCGCATGCGCAAGGAAGGGCTGCTCCTGCCGTTGGACAAGAGCAGGCTGACCAATCTGGGCAACCTGGACCCGAGCCTCATGAACCAGCTCTTTGACCCGGACAATGTTTACAGCGTTCCGTACATGTGGGGCTCCACGGCCATCGCCGTGAACGGAAAAAATGCGGACGCGGTGGGCATCGTTTCTTTTGCCGACCTGTGGAAGCCTGAGTTCAAGGGAAAAATTCTTTTGCCCAACGACATGCGCGGCGTGCTGGGCATGGGGCTGAAGCGGCTGGGTTATTCCCTGAACGAGGCGGATCCGGCGAAGGTGGCCGAAGCCTGCGAACTGCTCATCCCTCTCATGCCCGGCGTGCGGGTGTTTGACTCCGATTCCCCCAAGCTGGCCCTGCTGAATAACGAGGTGCTGGCGGCCGTACTCTGGAATGGAGAAGCCTACGCCGCTTCGGGGGAAAATCCGGATATCCGCTGCATTTATCCCGAAGAGGGCTTCAGCCTGTGGGCGGACAGTCTGTGCATTCCCAAGAATGCGGCCAACGTGGAGAATGCGCATCTTTTCATCGACTATCTGCTCCGGCCCGAGGTCAGCGCCCTCATCTGCCAGGAAATGGGCTATTCCTCTCCCAATCTGGCCGCCAAGGCTCTTTTGTCCGAGGAGGTACGCGGAAACGAAATCGTCTATCCGTCCCATGAAACCATGATGCGCGGCGAGTTCGAGACGGATCTGGGACCGGCGGTAAAGGCCTATGAGGAATGCTGGATGCGGCTCAAGACCGGGAGATAG